Proteins encoded in a region of the Lepeophtheirus salmonis chromosome 6, UVic_Lsal_1.4, whole genome shotgun sequence genome:
- the LOC121120417 gene encoding G patch domain-containing protein 11, producing the protein MSEMEKEEVDDYMSDNFVTEDVRPGLPMTYAKKRIHELKKTRTKIPKLSELESSVREDGLKKAIDSSNKGFAMLTKMGFQPGTALGKNAPDAIKEPISIKLRDPRKGLGREKHVAEKKVTSLKVVEDDFRQRIRDKSKNRFIESDIRKSQKAIYDLDSKADFKEPIESWYWPPKPEEKLLEDDESQEEEEEKDQVPEEEEEEEVIDTSERLATLTGYLRSEYFYCIWCADKYTDFEEMKQHCPGDTREVHEDDD; encoded by the exons ATGTCCGAAATGGAGAAGGAGGAAGTGGATGATTACATGTCTGATAATTTCGTAACAGAGGATGTTCGTCCAGGACTGCCCATGACCTACGCAAAGAAGCGGATTCATGAGTTGAAAAAG ACTCGAACCAAAATACCAAAACTCTCCGAATTGGAATCATCTGTCCGGGAAGATGGGCTAAAAAAGGCTATTGACTCTTCTAACAAAGGATTTGCTATGCTTACAAAAATGGGATTCCAACCAGGAACCGCGCTTGGAAAAAATGCTCCAGATGCTATCAAAGAGCCCATTTCTATCAAATTAAGAGACCCCAGAAAAGGACTCGGAAGAGAAAAACATGTCgctgaaaaaaaagtaacttccTTAAAAGTTGTAGAAGACGACTTTAGACAAAGGATTCGAGATAAATCCAAAAATCGCTTCATTGAATCTGATATACGAAAAAGTCAAAAAGCAATCTATGATTTGGACTCAAAAGCGGATTTTAAAGAGCCAATAGAGTCTTGGTATTGGCCTCCTAAGCCAGAGGAGAAACTCTTGGAAGATGACGAAtctcaagaagaagaagaggaaaaagaTCAAGTGCCTgaggaagaagaggaggaagaaGTTATAGATACATCTGAAAGACTTGCAACATTGACAGGCTACTTGAGATccgaatatttttattgtatttggtGCGCTGACAAATATACTgattttgaagaaatgaaaCAACATTGTCCTGGAGATACAAGAGAGGTTCATGAAGatgatgattaa